A single genomic interval of Nocardioides nitrophenolicus harbors:
- a CDS encoding sensor histidine kinase, with protein MRLANTSLYWKVCLTNAAVLCAGAVVLMLSPASVSRRVLVSEAVVLVVGIGLVLALTAVLLRAALSPVDRVIREMATVRLGGEGRRLEVRTSGDGPGAQLVRSYHAMLDRLEEERRASDAQAIAAQEAERHRIARELHDQVGQDLTVVLLGLKQLEDRVPAELRPELALLRESARTGLDDVRRVARELRPGVLEDLGLQPALAALATDVAALGGPVVRRTFAPGLPALGRDGEVVVYRVAQEALTNVVRHAGATRVDLSLLRVGGDLVLEVADDGSGLDGAAWGTGLQGMRDRSALVGGALSVDSSPSGTTVRLRVPVVGR; from the coding sequence GTGCGGCTCGCCAACACGTCCCTGTACTGGAAGGTCTGCCTGACCAACGCGGCCGTGCTGTGCGCGGGCGCGGTGGTGCTCATGCTGTCCCCGGCGAGCGTGTCGCGGCGGGTGCTGGTCTCGGAGGCGGTGGTGCTCGTGGTCGGCATCGGCCTGGTGCTGGCGCTCACGGCGGTGCTGCTCCGGGCCGCGCTCTCGCCCGTGGACCGGGTGATCCGCGAGATGGCGACGGTGCGACTCGGCGGGGAGGGCCGGCGGCTGGAGGTGCGCACCTCCGGCGACGGGCCGGGCGCGCAGCTGGTCCGCAGCTACCACGCGATGCTGGACCGGCTGGAGGAGGAGCGGCGGGCCAGCGACGCCCAGGCGATCGCCGCGCAGGAGGCCGAGCGGCACCGGATCGCGCGCGAGCTGCACGACCAGGTCGGCCAGGACCTCACCGTCGTGCTGCTCGGGCTCAAGCAGCTCGAGGACCGCGTGCCCGCCGAGCTGCGGCCCGAGCTCGCGCTGCTGCGGGAGAGCGCTCGCACCGGCCTCGACGACGTACGACGGGTGGCGCGCGAGCTGCGCCCAGGCGTCCTCGAGGACCTGGGCCTGCAGCCCGCGCTGGCCGCGCTCGCCACCGACGTCGCGGCGCTCGGCGGGCCGGTGGTCCGGCGTACCTTCGCGCCGGGGCTGCCGGCCCTCGGCCGCGACGGAGAGGTGGTCGTCTACCGGGTCGCGCAGGAGGCGCTGACCAATGTGGTCCGCCACGCCGGCGCCACCCGGGTCGACCTCTCCCTGCTCCGGGTCGGCGGCGACCTGGTGCTCGAGGTGGCCGACGACGGCTCCGGGCTCGACGGTGCGGCCTGGGGGACCGGGCTGCAGGGCATGCGCGACCGGTCCGCCCTGGTCGGCGGTGCGCTGAGCGTCGACTCCAGCCCGTCGGGGACGACGGTGCGGCTGCGGGTGCCGGTGGTGGGCCGGTGA
- a CDS encoding TrkA C-terminal domain-containing protein — MGAAELELAVAVGMLAAAVGFAIGLAIGRGRQPRWAEKGSFVHKVSIGFASLDRLDAVLLRFEVEPESALAGVEVDELRLPAGAAVALVTRGREVLVPSGRTVLRTGDQVLAVAARDRVGEVEDRLLSVSRYGRLAGWYASLEPVRWGAA; from the coding sequence GTGGGCGCGGCTGAGCTGGAGCTGGCCGTCGCGGTCGGCATGCTCGCCGCGGCGGTCGGCTTCGCGATCGGCCTGGCGATCGGGCGTGGGAGGCAGCCGCGGTGGGCGGAGAAGGGCAGCTTCGTGCACAAGGTGTCGATCGGGTTCGCGAGCCTGGACCGGCTCGACGCGGTCCTGCTGCGCTTCGAGGTCGAGCCCGAGTCGGCGCTGGCCGGGGTCGAGGTCGACGAGCTCCGCCTGCCCGCCGGCGCGGCCGTCGCGCTGGTCACCCGCGGCCGCGAGGTCCTGGTCCCGAGCGGCCGGACGGTCCTACGGACGGGTGACCAGGTGCTCGCCGTCGCCGCCCGCGACCGGGTCGGCGAGGTCGAGGACCGGCTGCTGTCGGTGAGCAGGTACGGCCGGCTGGCCGGCTGGTACGCCAGCCTCGAGCCGGTCCGGTGGGGTGCGGCGTGA
- a CDS encoding ArsB/NhaD family transporter, translated as MILTSAALSVFIVAYALIATERVHRVAAALGGVAAMAVIGLVDAQSAFFDHETGIDWNVIFLLFGMMVIVGVLKQTGLFEFLALWAALKSGGHPYRLLVLLVLISAVVAPILDNVTCVLLVAPVTISVCRQLGLPTAPYLISLILASNIGGTATLIGDPPNIIIGSRAGLSFDDFLVHSLPLTVILLVLFVVMARWLFRRYFGETVDVGDVLGDLRPRDAITNHRMLVRCLVVLGLVMVAFSLHTVLHLDPSLVAMLGAGATVLVSRTEPEEFLEEVEWGTLAFFMALFVLVGSLVQVGVIGRISELAAEAMGDRELLAATALLFGSGVVGAFVDNIPYTTATVPIVEEMVASTATSGADSPLWWAFVFGADLGGNATAVAAGANVVVLGIAAKSGEPISFWQFTRYGVVVTLMTLVVAWLYVYLRYFALA; from the coding sequence GTGATCCTCACGTCCGCCGCCCTCTCCGTCTTCATCGTCGCCTACGCCCTGATCGCGACCGAGCGCGTCCACCGGGTCGCGGCGGCGCTCGGCGGGGTCGCGGCGATGGCGGTGATCGGCCTGGTCGACGCCCAGTCGGCGTTCTTCGACCACGAGACCGGCATCGACTGGAATGTCATCTTCCTGCTGTTCGGGATGATGGTGATCGTCGGCGTGCTCAAGCAGACCGGCCTGTTCGAGTTCCTCGCGCTGTGGGCCGCGCTGAAGTCCGGCGGGCATCCCTACCGGCTGCTCGTGCTGCTCGTCCTGATCAGCGCGGTCGTCGCCCCGATCCTCGACAACGTCACCTGCGTGCTGCTCGTCGCGCCGGTCACCATCTCGGTGTGTCGCCAGCTCGGGCTGCCCACGGCGCCGTACCTGATCTCGCTGATCCTGGCCTCCAACATCGGCGGGACGGCGACCCTCATCGGCGACCCGCCGAACATCATCATCGGCAGCCGCGCCGGCCTCAGCTTCGACGACTTCCTGGTCCACTCGCTCCCGCTCACCGTGATCCTGCTGGTGCTGTTCGTGGTGATGGCGCGCTGGCTGTTCCGCCGGTACTTCGGCGAGACCGTCGACGTGGGCGACGTCCTCGGCGACCTGCGCCCGCGCGACGCGATCACCAACCACCGGATGCTGGTGCGCTGCCTGGTGGTGCTCGGCCTGGTGATGGTCGCGTTCAGCCTGCACACCGTGCTGCACCTGGACCCGTCCCTGGTCGCGATGTTGGGCGCGGGCGCGACGGTGCTGGTGTCGCGCACCGAGCCCGAGGAGTTCCTCGAGGAGGTCGAGTGGGGCACCCTCGCCTTCTTCATGGCGCTCTTCGTTCTCGTCGGCTCGCTCGTCCAGGTCGGCGTCATCGGCCGGATCAGCGAGCTCGCGGCCGAGGCGATGGGCGACCGCGAGCTGCTCGCGGCCACCGCGCTGCTGTTCGGCTCCGGCGTGGTCGGCGCGTTCGTCGACAACATCCCCTACACGACGGCGACCGTGCCGATCGTCGAGGAGATGGTGGCCTCGACCGCGACCTCCGGCGCGGACAGCCCGCTGTGGTGGGCGTTCGTGTTCGGCGCCGACCTCGGCGGCAATGCCACCGCCGTGGCCGCCGGCGCGAATGTCGTCGTCCTCGGCATCGCCGCGAAGTCGGGCGAGCCGATCAGCTTCTGGCAGTTCACCCGCTACGGCGTGGTGGTGACCCTGATGACCCTCGTGGTCGCCTGGCTCTACGTCTACCTGCGCTACTTCGCGCTGGCCTGA
- a CDS encoding PucR family transcriptional regulator yields MSRPDVNPEVRKLSARLLPESGLLGVAMAARIRSEIPFYDAGDTVSHDELVASCTVNTRYILGNLAGEVAATETPTETGTTRAEQSVPYAVVLQAFRVGSRFIWEVLVERADPEDRDLLLLAAADIWAVSDQLAADVTDAYRRAMADRARRDGQMRAVLVGSLLDGDADATAYVGETAGMLDLGRATEYVVVSAESPTPGEEGLPDVERALRRANVRSAWRLDHDHQEGVVALRFGFGADHLVELLGGLARARVGISSVVGRLDDIQEARRQARVACAAVSPGAAVVGQFGADPLAVLLAGSPDQARVLVDAVLAPVLALPPDDRDVVFATARAWLAAGGSTSTAARELHVHRNTVRYRIRRLEEITGRDLARPVDAAELYVALECVRILGLG; encoded by the coding sequence GTGAGTCGGCCCGACGTGAACCCCGAGGTGCGCAAGCTCAGCGCGCGGCTGCTGCCGGAGTCCGGCCTGCTCGGGGTCGCGATGGCCGCGCGGATCCGGTCCGAGATCCCCTTCTACGACGCCGGCGACACGGTCAGCCACGACGAGCTGGTCGCGTCGTGCACGGTCAACACCCGCTACATCCTCGGCAACCTCGCCGGCGAGGTCGCCGCGACCGAGACGCCGACCGAGACCGGCACCACCCGCGCCGAGCAGAGCGTGCCGTACGCCGTCGTGCTGCAGGCGTTCCGGGTCGGCTCCCGGTTCATCTGGGAGGTGCTCGTCGAGCGGGCCGACCCCGAGGACCGCGACCTGCTGCTGCTCGCGGCCGCCGACATCTGGGCGGTCAGCGACCAGCTCGCCGCCGACGTCACCGACGCCTACCGCCGCGCGATGGCCGACCGGGCCCGCCGCGACGGGCAGATGCGGGCGGTGCTCGTCGGCTCCCTGCTCGACGGGGACGCCGACGCGACGGCGTACGTCGGGGAGACGGCCGGCATGCTCGACCTCGGCCGCGCGACGGAGTACGTCGTGGTCTCGGCCGAGTCGCCGACGCCCGGCGAGGAGGGACTGCCCGACGTCGAGCGGGCCCTGCGCCGCGCCAACGTCCGCTCCGCCTGGCGGCTGGACCACGACCACCAGGAGGGCGTGGTCGCGCTGCGGTTCGGGTTCGGCGCCGACCACCTGGTCGAGCTGCTCGGCGGGCTCGCCCGCGCCCGGGTCGGGATCAGCAGCGTCGTCGGCCGGCTCGACGACATCCAGGAGGCGCGGCGGCAGGCACGGGTGGCCTGCGCCGCCGTCTCGCCGGGAGCGGCGGTGGTCGGGCAGTTCGGGGCCGACCCGCTCGCCGTACTGCTGGCGGGAAGCCCGGACCAGGCCCGGGTGCTCGTGGACGCCGTCCTCGCGCCGGTGCTCGCCCTGCCGCCCGACGACCGGGACGTGGTCTTCGCGACCGCCCGGGCCTGGCTCGCCGCCGGCGGCTCCACCTCCACGGCCGCCCGCGAGCTGCACGTGCATCGCAACACGGTGCGCTACCGAATCCGCCGGCTCGAGGAGATCACCGGCCGCGACCTGGCCCGCCCCGTCGACGCGGCCGAGCTGTACGTGGCGCTGGAGTGCGTGCGGATCCTCGGGCTGGGATAG
- a CDS encoding PHA/PHB synthase family protein produces the protein MSTSTTTRLADAAAPLDVLLVDAALGPVRRFVPDLSTARWAVSLARRPRTTARRLGALAGETAKVVVGTSDLAPRRGDRRFADPAWTENPLLRRLVQVYLASGSTVDQLVADADLDPRDRKRVRFLVENLVEALAPSNVPLVNPASAKAVIDTAGLSLVRGGTQLVKDLASAPRVPEMVDTSGFVVGENIAATPGAVVFRNEVLELIQYVPQCDEVHEVPVLIVPPTINKFYAIDLSPGRSLVEFSTQNNRQMFVISWRNPDPRHAGWDFDTYVGSILEALDAVEEITGSARTVLAGICSGGILASIAAAYLAGIGRQDRLAGVVLAVTVIDNHDAGTVTALSDPRLAALAKARSAQKGFLDGRSLAEVFAWLRPSDLIWNYWVNNYLLGKKPPAFDILFWNADTTRMAAGLHADFVDLAIENQLTRAGALSVLGQPIDLGKVTVDSYVVAGIADHITPWENCYRTTQLFGGRTRFILSTSGHIAALVNPPGNPKATFHTNDEHGSDPKAWLSGAATHQGSWWNDVSVWLDERTGALVPAPKELGSTRLQPLADAPGTYVFDK, from the coding sequence ATGAGCACCTCGACCACCACCCGCCTGGCCGACGCCGCCGCTCCCCTCGACGTCCTCCTCGTCGACGCCGCCCTCGGCCCGGTCCGCCGCTTCGTCCCCGACCTGTCCACCGCCCGGTGGGCGGTGTCCCTCGCCCGCCGCCCCCGGACGACCGCGCGCCGGCTGGGGGCGCTGGCCGGCGAGACCGCCAAGGTCGTCGTCGGTACGTCGGACCTCGCCCCGCGCCGCGGCGACCGCCGCTTCGCCGACCCCGCCTGGACCGAGAACCCGCTGTTGCGGCGGCTGGTGCAGGTCTACCTCGCGAGCGGGAGCACCGTCGACCAGCTGGTCGCCGACGCGGATCTCGACCCGCGCGACCGCAAGCGGGTCCGCTTCCTCGTCGAGAACCTGGTCGAGGCGCTGGCACCGAGCAATGTCCCGCTGGTGAACCCGGCCTCGGCGAAGGCCGTCATCGATACGGCCGGGCTGAGCCTGGTGCGCGGCGGCACCCAGCTGGTCAAGGATCTCGCGTCCGCGCCGCGCGTGCCCGAGATGGTCGACACCTCCGGGTTCGTCGTCGGCGAGAACATCGCCGCCACCCCGGGCGCGGTGGTCTTCCGCAACGAGGTGCTGGAGCTCATCCAGTACGTGCCCCAGTGCGACGAGGTGCACGAGGTGCCGGTGCTGATCGTCCCGCCGACGATCAACAAGTTCTACGCGATCGACCTGTCTCCGGGCCGGAGCCTGGTCGAGTTCAGCACGCAGAACAACCGCCAGATGTTCGTCATCTCGTGGCGCAACCCGGACCCCCGCCACGCCGGCTGGGACTTCGACACCTACGTCGGCTCGATCCTCGAGGCCCTGGACGCTGTCGAGGAGATCACCGGCAGCGCGCGGACCGTCCTCGCCGGCATCTGCTCGGGCGGCATCCTCGCGAGCATCGCCGCGGCGTACCTCGCGGGCATCGGCCGCCAGGACCGCCTCGCCGGGGTCGTGCTCGCCGTGACCGTGATCGACAACCACGACGCCGGCACCGTCACCGCCCTCAGCGACCCGCGGCTGGCCGCGCTGGCCAAGGCCCGCTCGGCGCAGAAGGGCTTCCTCGACGGCCGCTCGCTGGCCGAGGTGTTCGCGTGGCTGCGGCCCAGCGACCTGATCTGGAACTACTGGGTCAACAACTACCTGCTCGGCAAGAAGCCGCCGGCCTTCGACATCCTGTTCTGGAACGCCGACACCACCCGGATGGCCGCGGGCCTGCACGCCGACTTCGTGGACCTCGCGATCGAGAACCAGCTCACCCGCGCCGGTGCGCTCAGCGTCCTCGGCCAGCCGATCGACCTCGGCAAGGTCACCGTCGACAGCTATGTCGTCGCGGGCATCGCCGACCACATCACCCCGTGGGAGAACTGCTACCGCACGACCCAGCTGTTCGGCGGGAGGACTCGGTTCATCCTGTCGACCAGCGGCCACATCGCCGCGCTGGTGAACCCGCCGGGCAACCCCAAGGCCACCTTCCACACCAACGACGAGCACGGCTCCGACCCGAAGGCCTGGCTCAGCGGCGCCGCAACCCACCAGGGCTCGTGGTGGAACGACGTGTCGGTTTGGCTCGACGAGCGCACCGGTGCACTGGTGCCCGCGCCGAAGGAGCTCGGCTCGACCCGCCTGCAGCCGCTGGCCGACGCGCCCGGCACCTACGTCTTCGACAAGTGA
- the phaZ gene encoding poly(3-hydroxyalkanoate) depolymerase, which translates to MSQLRQLTVLGHSVRVAVRPGTEPGPPLLLCNGIGASLDLLEPFVDALDPRIGVVRFDVPGVGGSPDPRLPYTFPLLALGVGALMTRLGYDEYDILGISWGGGLAQQLAFQQPRRCRRLVLVSTATGSLMVPAPPRVLRKMVTPQRYRDADYAVQVAAELYGGRMRERPDDVRRLMHDRSRVGSRRGYLLQLLAGAGWSSLPALPLIRQPTLILAGDDDPIIPLVNARIMRALLPHARLHVYPDGHLGLVTSADTLAPLVADFLRAGGGRCNT; encoded by the coding sequence ATGTCGCAGCTGCGTCAGCTCACCGTCCTCGGGCACTCGGTCCGCGTCGCCGTCCGCCCCGGCACGGAGCCCGGGCCGCCGCTGCTGCTGTGCAACGGCATCGGCGCCAGCCTCGACCTGCTCGAGCCGTTCGTCGACGCGCTCGACCCGCGGATCGGGGTGGTCCGCTTCGACGTACCCGGCGTCGGCGGCTCCCCCGACCCCCGGCTGCCCTACACCTTCCCCCTGCTCGCGCTCGGCGTCGGCGCGCTGATGACGCGGCTCGGGTACGACGAGTACGACATCCTCGGCATCTCCTGGGGCGGCGGGCTCGCCCAGCAGCTCGCCTTCCAGCAGCCGCGCCGCTGCCGGCGCCTGGTCCTGGTCAGCACCGCCACCGGCTCGCTCATGGTCCCCGCACCGCCGCGGGTGCTGCGCAAGATGGTGACCCCCCAGCGCTACCGGGACGCCGACTACGCCGTGCAGGTCGCCGCCGAGCTGTACGGCGGGCGGATGCGCGAGCGGCCCGACGACGTACGCCGGCTCATGCACGACCGGTCCCGGGTCGGCTCCCGCCGCGGATACCTGCTGCAGCTGCTCGCCGGCGCCGGCTGGTCCAGCCTCCCGGCGCTGCCTCTGATCCGGCAGCCGACGCTGATCCTCGCGGGTGACGACGACCCGATCATCCCGCTCGTCAACGCGCGGATCATGCGCGCCCTGCTGCCGCACGCGCGGCTGCACGTCTACCCCGACGGCCACCTCGGCCTCGTCACCAGCGCCGACACGCTCGCGCCGTTGGTCGCGGACTTCCTGCGGGCGGGTGGGGGGCGCTGTAACACGTAG
- a CDS encoding DUF1918 domain-containing protein: protein MHARVGDRLVVEAHTDSTHRREAEVLEVRGEDGAPPYLVRWDDGHESLAFPGPDAHVVPARS, encoded by the coding sequence ATGCACGCGCGCGTGGGTGACCGGCTGGTGGTGGAGGCGCACACCGACTCGACGCATCGGCGCGAGGCGGAGGTGCTGGAGGTGCGCGGGGAGGACGGCGCGCCGCCGTACCTGGTCCGCTGGGACGACGGCCACGAGTCCCTGGCCTTCCCCGGCCCCGACGCCCACGTCGTACCCGCTCGATCCTGA
- a CDS encoding J-domain-containing protein, which produces MEEQPDSRPEPSADTRADPPEPGPDQPGPPGPPGPPGQPAQAAARAARARIEQQQTWVDLQVRQAMERGEFDDLPGAGKPIPDLGSAHDPDWWVRRLVERERITVLPPALQLRKDDAELDAALDALVSEREARAFVEDFNARVLRARYTPVDGPPLITLPRDVDATLAAWHERRAARRRAAPAPPQPEPRRRWWRRRRRRR; this is translated from the coding sequence ATGGAGGAGCAGCCGGACTCCCGGCCGGAGCCGAGCGCGGACACCCGCGCGGACCCGCCCGAGCCGGGTCCGGACCAGCCCGGCCCGCCCGGCCCGCCCGGCCCGCCCGGCCAGCCCGCCCAGGCAGCCGCCCGGGCCGCCCGCGCCCGGATCGAGCAGCAGCAGACCTGGGTCGACCTCCAGGTCCGCCAGGCGATGGAGCGCGGCGAGTTCGACGACCTGCCCGGCGCCGGGAAGCCGATCCCCGACCTCGGCAGCGCCCACGACCCGGACTGGTGGGTCAGGCGGCTGGTGGAGCGCGAGCGGATCACCGTGCTGCCGCCGGCCCTCCAGCTGCGCAAGGACGACGCCGAGCTCGACGCCGCCCTCGACGCCCTGGTCTCGGAGCGCGAGGCGCGGGCGTTCGTCGAGGACTTCAACGCGCGGGTGCTGCGGGCCCGCTACACCCCCGTCGACGGTCCGCCGCTGATCACCCTGCCTCGTGACGTCGACGCGACCCTCGCCGCCTGGCACGAGCGGCGCGCCGCCCGGCGCCGGGCCGCCCCGGCGCCGCCCCAACCGGAGCCGCGGCGGCGCTGGTGGCGTCGGCGTCGACGACGGCGCTGA
- a CDS encoding HpcH/HpaI aldolase/citrate lyase family protein — protein sequence MSHKSAKDFFRPLAVGAPDPLREIPARPSRAIHFFDPGNEKMAAKIPDMVGSVDVLLGNLEDAVKAENKEIARAGLVKIGQEVDFGPTQFWTRINSLDSPWVLDDLTTLVPAIGDKLDVIMVPKVQGAEDIHYVDRLLAQLEAKAGLTRPLQVHAILETARGVANIEEICAASPRMQGLSLGPADLAADRRMKTTRVGGGHPGYLVRQDPERGDDGVPLYDGPRTTYQQDLWHYTIARMVDACATHGIFPYYGPFGDIKDTVACEDQFRNAFLLGCVGAWSLHPVQIKIANQVFSPSVEDVAHARRVIAAMGDGTGAVMLDGKMEDDASVKQCKVMVALAEQLAAIDPDLKARYDAIEVN from the coding sequence GTGAGTCACAAGAGCGCCAAGGACTTCTTCCGACCGCTCGCCGTGGGTGCCCCGGACCCGCTGCGCGAGATCCCCGCCCGGCCCAGCCGCGCGATCCACTTCTTCGACCCCGGCAACGAGAAGATGGCCGCCAAGATCCCGGACATGGTCGGCTCGGTCGACGTGCTGCTGGGCAACCTGGAGGACGCCGTCAAGGCCGAGAACAAGGAGATCGCCCGCGCCGGCCTGGTCAAGATCGGGCAGGAGGTCGACTTCGGCCCCACCCAGTTCTGGACCCGGATCAACTCGCTCGACTCGCCCTGGGTGCTCGACGACCTGACCACGCTGGTGCCCGCCATCGGCGACAAGCTCGACGTGATCATGGTCCCGAAGGTGCAGGGCGCCGAGGACATCCACTACGTCGACCGCCTGCTCGCCCAGCTCGAGGCGAAGGCCGGCCTGACCAGGCCGCTGCAGGTGCACGCGATCCTCGAGACCGCACGCGGTGTGGCCAACATCGAGGAGATCTGCGCCGCGTCGCCGCGGATGCAGGGGCTCTCGCTCGGCCCGGCCGACCTGGCCGCCGACCGCCGGATGAAGACCACCCGCGTCGGCGGCGGGCACCCCGGCTACCTGGTCCGGCAGGACCCCGAGCGCGGCGACGACGGCGTGCCGCTCTACGACGGCCCCCGCACGACGTACCAGCAGGACCTGTGGCACTACACGATCGCGCGGATGGTCGACGCCTGCGCGACCCACGGGATCTTCCCGTACTACGGGCCCTTCGGCGACATCAAGGACACGGTCGCGTGCGAGGACCAGTTCCGCAACGCCTTCCTCCTCGGCTGCGTGGGCGCCTGGTCGCTGCACCCGGTGCAGATCAAGATCGCCAACCAGGTGTTCAGCCCGAGCGTCGAGGACGTCGCCCATGCCCGCCGGGTCATCGCCGCCATGGGCGACGGCACCGGTGCGGTGATGCTCGACGGCAAGATGGAGGACGACGCCTCGGTGAAGCAGTGCAAGGTGATGGTCGCGCTGGCCGAGCAGCTCGCCGCGATCGACCCCGACCTGAAGGCCCGCTACGACGCCATCGAGGTGAACTGA
- a CDS encoding HpcH/HpaI aldolase/citrate lyase family protein, whose translation MTDFKPLRSVLYMPSSNERALEKAKTLPADAIIFDLEDAVAPDAKPAARESAAAAVRSGEYGGRHLVIRVNGIGTEWHDDDIKAAAAAGPDVVLVPKVNSADEVKQLVAALEAAGAPAKTTLWAMVETPIGMLNALSIAQASDRLTGFVMGTNDLVKELYAEHVPGRQPVITGLGLALLAARAAGIVVIDGVYNDVKNLDGFLAEVEQGRQMGFDGKTLIHPGQVEGANTGFAPSEQAVADARGLIQAWEDGKGSGVVTYNGKMVESLHVESAERTLAIHEAIQALQA comes from the coding sequence ATGACCGACTTCAAGCCCCTGCGCTCGGTCCTCTACATGCCCAGCTCCAACGAGCGGGCGCTGGAGAAGGCCAAGACGCTGCCCGCCGACGCGATCATCTTCGACCTCGAGGACGCCGTCGCGCCCGACGCGAAGCCGGCCGCCCGCGAGTCCGCCGCGGCCGCCGTCCGCTCCGGTGAGTACGGCGGGCGCCACCTCGTCATCCGGGTCAACGGCATCGGCACCGAGTGGCACGACGACGACATCAAGGCGGCGGCCGCGGCCGGCCCGGACGTCGTCCTCGTCCCCAAGGTGAACTCCGCCGACGAGGTGAAGCAGCTCGTCGCGGCCCTCGAGGCCGCCGGCGCTCCGGCGAAGACCACGCTGTGGGCGATGGTCGAGACGCCGATCGGCATGCTCAACGCGCTCTCCATCGCGCAGGCCTCCGACCGGCTCACCGGCTTCGTGATGGGCACCAACGACCTCGTCAAGGAGCTGTACGCCGAGCACGTCCCCGGCCGCCAGCCGGTGATCACCGGCCTCGGCCTGGCGCTGCTCGCGGCCCGCGCCGCCGGCATCGTGGTCATCGACGGCGTCTACAACGACGTGAAGAACCTCGACGGCTTCCTCGCCGAGGTCGAGCAGGGCCGCCAGATGGGCTTCGACGGCAAGACCCTGATCCACCCCGGCCAGGTCGAGGGCGCCAACACCGGCTTCGCCCCCAGCGAGCAGGCCGTCGCGGACGCCCGCGGGCTGATCCAGGCCTGGGAGGACGGGAAGGGCTCCGGCGTGGTCACCTACAACGGCAAGATGGTGGAGAGCCTCCACGTCGAGTCCGCCGAGCGCACGCTCGCGATCCACGAGGCGATCCAGGCGCTGCAGGCCTGA
- a CDS encoding cation:proton antiporter domain-containing protein, translated as MGDTVGLVYLIAGASLLVAIVLPALLDRWAVSAPMVLVAVGIGLGRTPLVDGLAVDPVRHRALVEHVAGLAVLVALMGVGLALDRPLRLGRWASWRSWSSTWRMLGIAMPLSIAGVTLLGLATGLGLATALLLGAVLAPTDPVLASDVQVAGPQTDPQHPDQLDEPDELRFALTSEAGLNDGLAFPFVHAAVLLAGAGAAGVGGVDWVTWVGWYAVGKVVLGVAVGIAVGRGLARVAFRAQSRSLRVAERGEALTSLAALLTAYGLAELVGGYGFLGVFACAMTFRSAERSHDYHVALHEVTERLERLLTLLLLLVLGIALSRGLLDHLDRRGLVIGLGLILVVRPLAGLVALAGSGSRLDRPQRAAVAFFGVRGIGSVYYLAFALGAAPGLAADGLWSTVAFTVVASVVVHGALATPVMRWVGSERSAVP; from the coding sequence ATGGGCGACACGGTGGGTCTGGTCTACCTGATCGCGGGTGCCAGCCTGCTGGTGGCGATCGTGCTGCCCGCGCTCCTCGACCGGTGGGCCGTGTCCGCGCCGATGGTGCTGGTCGCGGTCGGCATCGGGCTCGGCCGCACCCCGCTCGTCGACGGGCTGGCCGTCGACCCGGTCCGGCACCGCGCCCTGGTCGAGCACGTCGCCGGGCTCGCGGTGCTGGTGGCGCTGATGGGGGTCGGACTGGCGCTGGACCGACCGCTGCGGCTGGGCCGGTGGGCGTCGTGGCGGAGCTGGTCGTCGACCTGGCGGATGCTCGGGATCGCGATGCCGCTGAGCATCGCGGGCGTCACGCTGCTGGGCCTGGCGACCGGTCTCGGCCTCGCCACCGCGCTGCTCCTCGGCGCCGTGCTCGCGCCCACCGACCCGGTCCTCGCCTCCGACGTGCAGGTCGCCGGTCCGCAGACCGACCCGCAGCACCCGGACCAGCTCGACGAGCCCGACGAGCTGCGGTTCGCCCTCACCAGCGAGGCCGGGCTCAACGACGGCCTCGCCTTCCCGTTCGTGCACGCCGCCGTGCTGCTGGCCGGAGCCGGGGCGGCCGGGGTGGGCGGCGTCGACTGGGTGACCTGGGTGGGCTGGTACGCCGTCGGCAAGGTCGTGCTGGGCGTCGCGGTCGGCATCGCGGTCGGCCGGGGCCTGGCGCGGGTGGCGTTCCGCGCGCAGAGCCGCTCGCTGCGGGTCGCCGAGCGGGGCGAGGCGCTCACCTCGCTGGCCGCCCTGCTGACGGCGTACGGCCTTGCGGAGCTGGTGGGCGGCTACGGCTTCCTCGGCGTGTTCGCGTGCGCGATGACCTTCCGGTCGGCCGAGCGGTCCCACGACTACCACGTGGCCCTGCACGAGGTGACCGAGCGCCTCGAGCGGCTGCTGACCCTGCTCCTGCTGCTCGTGCTCGGGATCGCGCTCAGCCGCGGGCTGCTCGACCACCTCGACCGGCGGGGCCTGGTCATCGGGCTCGGCCTGATCCTGGTCGTGCGGCCACTCGCGGGCCTGGTCGCCCTCGCCGGCTCGGGATCTCGCCTGGACCGGCCGCAGCGGGCGGCGGTGGCCTTCTTCGGCGTCCGCGGGATCGGCTCGGTCTACTACCTGGCCTTCGCGCTCGGGGCGGCGCCGGGCCTGGCCGCGGACGGACTGTGGTCGACGGTCGCGTTCACCGTCGTGGCCTCCGTCGTGGTCCACGGCGCCCTGGCCACGCCGGTGATGCGCTGGGTCGGCAGCGAGCGCTCCGCCGTGCCCTGA